The following proteins come from a genomic window of Miscanthus floridulus cultivar M001 chromosome 2, ASM1932011v1, whole genome shotgun sequence:
- the LOC136536177 gene encoding uncharacterized protein, with amino-acid sequence MAAVATMPAASRGATRALAILGRCVRAPFRVLLRARDLYVSRLAACAGGGGRGGLGPVGLVAMPRCQSHGFYRSATGGGTDEDVRELIRAATRAGPPRVGPRSQSVAIGRIDEDSPCEFGLDHEERAQALMGPRSKSCAVGPSARTAARSRRAAGIAAA; translated from the coding sequence atggcggcggtggcgacgatgccggcggcgagcagggggGCGACGCGCGCGCTGGCCATCCTAGGGCGGTGCGTGCGCGCGCCGTTCCGCGTCCTGCTCCGCGCGCGGGACCTGTACGTGAGCCGGCTGGCGGCCTGCGCGGGGGGCGGCGGCCGGGGAGGCCTGGGCCCCGTGGGGCTGGTGGCGATGCCGCGGTGCCAGAGCCACGGGTTCTACCGCTCGGCGACGGGCGGCGGCACCGACGAGGACGTGCGGGAGCTCATCAGGGCGGCCACCCGCGCCGGCCCGCCCAGGGTCGGGCCGCGGAGCCAGAGCGTGGCCATCGGCCGGATCGACGAGGACAGCCCGTGCGAGTTCGGGCTGGACCACGAGGAGAGGGCGCAGGCGCTGATGGGGCCCAGGAGCAAGAGCTGCGCCGTGGGGCCGTCGGCCAGGACGGCGGCTCGCAGTCGCAGGGCTGCTGGCATCGCGGCGGCTTAG
- the LOC136538116 gene encoding uncharacterized protein: protein MAPPTSTALLGPPVAALNTNMAAAADSRPTREASSSSDSDDSSVAKEASRSGRALAYASSGDPCVDFFFQIVPGATSAAHLAALLDVAWSRDARTALRLVCHLRGVRGLGKGDREGFYAAALWMHARHPKTLAGNLAIFARFGCLKDLPEILYRVLHGDRKGDDGDRRKQQNVHRHGMKRRRSDREFQAAKETKRQEEAQLARSALSRYESDEAFRFLYDGVAEMFAEMLKSDVEHLRVGDTTKIGLAAKWCPSLRSSYDRATLLCEAIARRIFPRESSQEYLNISDKHYAYRVRDRLRREVLVPLRKALELPEVYMCACKFEELPYARVSSLAMNKYKEVFQKHDKHRVAGFFDEVRTGRARMPADAVLPHELIAAALKGEHDEAAELQWRCMAASLAAERRLANCIAVCGLSGATLAATDTAASAAIALGLLISELSQEPWKGRVITFNETRQLHKVLGTSLKEKLRPLVESMGKHKRGANLQGVFSKILQLAVAGGLCRDMMVKRVFVLSDMDFDGWTGTASLWKTEYQGICDKFAAEGFTAPQVVFWNVGTSMASTPVVAAQEGTALVSGYSKNLVRLFLEADGELTPAAVVADAISGPEYEALEVFD, encoded by the coding sequence ATGGCCCCGCCCACCTCCACAGCGCTCCTTGGCCCTCCCGTGGCCGCCCTCAACACCAACATGGCTGCTGCTGCAGATTCCCGGCCCACCAGGGAGGCGTCGTCATCCTCCGACTCCGATGACTCATCCGTGGCCAAGGAGGCGTCGCGGTCTGGTCGGGCGCTGGCCTACGCCTCGTCCGGCGACCCGTGCGTCGACTTCTTCTTCCAGATCGTCCCTGGCGCCACCTCGGCCGCTCACCTGGCGGCACTCCTCGACGTCGCCTGGTCTCGGGACGCGCGCACCGCGCTCAGGCTCGTCTGCCACCTCCGCGGCGTGCGCGGCCTGGGCAAGGGCGATAGGGAGGGCTTCTACGCCGCCGCGCTCTGGATGCACGCGCGCCATCCCAAGACGCTCGCCGGGAacctggccatctttgccagatTCGGCTGCCTCAAGGACCTGCCCGAGATCCTCTACCGCGTACTCCACGGCGACCGCAAGGGCGACGACGGCGACCGTCGCAAGCAGCAGAACGTACACCGTCACGGCATGAAGCGCCGGCGCAGCGATCGCGAGTTTCAGGCTGCCAAGGAGACGAAGCGCCAGGAGGAGGCGCAGCTCGCGCGGTCGGCGCTCTCGCGCTACGAGTCCGACGAGGCTTTCCGCTTCCTCTACGATGGCGTGGCTGAGATGTTCGCCGAGATGCTGAAGTCCGACGTCGAGCACCTGCGCGTGGGCGACACCACCAAGATCGGTCTCGCGGCCAAATGGTGCCCGTCGCTCCGCTCGTCCTACGACCGTGCGACCCTGCTCTGCGAGGCCATAGCCCGCCGCATATTCCCGCGCGAGTCCAGCCAGGAGTACCTCAACATCTCGGACAAGCACTATGCCTACCGCGTCCGTGACCGGCTCCGCCGCGAGGTTCTGGTGCCACTGCGCAAGGCCCTGGAGCTCCCAGAGGTGTACATGTGCGCGTGCAAGTTTGAAGAGCTGCCGTACGCGCGGGTGTCGTCCTTGGCGATGAACAAGTACAAGGAGGTGTTCCAGAAGCACGACAAGCACCGGGTGGCCGGCTTCTTCGACGAGGTGCGCACCGGTCGCGCCAGGATGCCGGCGGACGCGGTGCTGCCACATGAATTGATTGCCGCAGCGCTTAAGGGGGAGCACGACGAGGCTGCCGAGCTCCAGTGGCGTTGCATGGCGGCCTCTCTAGCCGCTGAGAGGCGCCTGGCCAACTGCATAGCGGTGTGCGGGCTCTCCGGCGCCACCTTGGCCGCCACGGACACAGCGGCCTCTGCAGCCATCGCACTGGGACTCCTCATCTCTGAGCTGAGCCAGGAGCCGTGGAAGGGGCGCGTGATCACCTTCAACGAGACGCGCCAGCTGCACAAGGTGCTCGGCACGAGCCTCAAGGAGAAGCTGCGGCCGCTGGTGGAGTCCATGGGGAAGCATAAGAGGGGCGCGAACCTGCAGGGCGTGTTTAGCAAGATCCTGCAGCTGGCGGTGGCCGGCGGGCTGTGCAGGGACATGATGGTGAAGAGGGTGTTTGTGCTGAGTGACATGGACTTCGACGGGTGGACGGGCACCGCGTCCCTGTGGAAGACAGAGTACCAGGGCATCTGCGACAAGTTCGCAGCCGAGGGGTTCACGGCGCCGCAGGTGGTGTTCTGGAACGTGGGGACCTCCATGGCCTCCACGCCTGTGGTGGCAGCGCAAGAGGGCACGGCCCTGGTGAGCGGCTACTCCAAGAACCTGGTGAGACTCTTCCTGGAGGCGGATGGCGAGCTAACGCCGGCCGCCGTCGTGGCAGATGCCATCTCTGGCCCGGAGTATGAGGCGTTAGAGGTGTTCGACTAA